The following DNA comes from Paraburkholderia phytofirmans PsJN.
AGCTTCGATCTGCCGCACCGTTATGTGGCGGCGCTGCGCGCGGGCGGCGTGGAGACGCATCCGTTCGCCACCAATCGCCGCTTCGTCAACCGTCTGCAACTGAACTTCCGCAATCACCGTAAGATCGTCTCGGTGGACGGCGAACGCGCGTTTGTCGGCGGGCACAACGTGGGCGTGGAATATCTCGGCGGCAAGCCGCCGCTCTCGCCGTGGCGCGATACCCATATCGAGGTGCGCGGACCGGCGGTCGCAAGCATCCAGTTCGTGTTCACGGAAGACTGGCACTGGGCCACGCAGCAGTTGCCCGAGTTTGACATGCCGCCCGCCCCGGCCACCGGGTCCGCAGCGGGACACAACATGCACTGTCTCGTCGTGCCGAGCGGTCCGGCGGACAAGCAGGAGACCTGCTCGCTCTTCTTCGTCGAAGCGATCAACGCGGCGCGCGAGCGAGTCTGGATCACCTCGCCCTACCTGATCCCCGACGAGGCGGTGTTCTCGGCCTTGCGGCTCGCGGCGCTGCGCGGCGTGGACGTGCGCATTCTGATTCCGAGCCGGCGCGATCACCTCGTGGTGTTCGCCGCCTCGAAACTGTATGCGTACGACTCGCTACGCGCGGGAATCCGGATCTTCCGCTACCAGCCGGGTTTTCTGCATCAGAAGGTCGTACTGATCGACAGCGCGGCCGCGGCGATCGGCAGCGCGAATCTCGACAACCGCTCGTTCCGGCTGAACTTTGAGATCATGGTGCTGACCGTGGACCGCGGCTTCGCCAAAGAGGTCGAAACAATGCTGCTGGCCGACTTCGCCGAATCGCGCGAAATCGACCGCAACGAATACCGCAAGGCAACCGCCTTGAAACGCGTGCTCATGCATGTGGCGCGTCTCTTCTCGCCGATCCTCTAGCAGCCGCCGCTTTAAAGCAGTTTTTCGATGTCCTCGGTGATCGCCTCGGGCTTCGTCAGCGGCGCATAGCGCTTCACCACGTTGCCGTCGCGGCCGATCAGGAACTTGGTGAAGTTCCACTTGATCGCTTCCAGGCCGAGCAGACCGGGCGCCTCGCCCGTCAGATAGCGGAACAGCGGATGCGCGTTCGCACCGTTGACGTCCACTTTGTCGAACATCGGGAACGTCACGCCGTAGTTCTTTTCGCAGAAGCTGCCGATCTGCGCGGCGTCGCCCGGCTCCTGTTTGCCGAACTGGTTGCAGGGAAACCCGAGCACCGTCAGCCCGCGTGCGGCGTAGGTGTCGTACAGCTTCTGCAAGCCCGCGTACTGCGGCGTGAACCCGCATTCGCTCGCCGTGTTGACGATCAGCAGAACCTTGCCTTCATACTGCCCAAGGCTGACTTCCTCGCCGGCCAACGTGTGTGCCGAAAACGAATAAATCGATGTCATGTGCTCCCCCGTGAAAGCCGTCAGTCTATGCCAAAAGCCTCGGCGGTAC
Coding sequences within:
- the cls gene encoding cardiolipin synthase yields the protein MQFDLLHIGTLVALCHILGVAAACHAILNTRTSQGAIAWAVSLVAMPYLTLVPYLFLGRSKFAGYADARRVENELLRTRAHPPEWDTRASSAGLPTLELGGRLVHSLTHLGGMPFLPGNSVRTLVNGAATFEAIFDAIENARRYVIVQFFIVRDDALGEMLKDALIAKAQQGVRVYFLYDSIGSFDLPHRYVAALRAGGVETHPFATNRRFVNRLQLNFRNHRKIVSVDGERAFVGGHNVGVEYLGGKPPLSPWRDTHIEVRGPAVASIQFVFTEDWHWATQQLPEFDMPPAPATGSAAGHNMHCLVVPSGPADKQETCSLFFVEAINAARERVWITSPYLIPDEAVFSALRLAALRGVDVRILIPSRRDHLVVFAASKLYAYDSLRAGIRIFRYQPGFLHQKVVLIDSAAAAIGSANLDNRSFRLNFEIMVLTVDRGFAKEVETMLLADFAESREIDRNEYRKATALKRVLMHVARLFSPIL
- a CDS encoding glutathione peroxidase, giving the protein MTSIYSFSAHTLAGEEVSLGQYEGKVLLIVNTASECGFTPQYAGLQKLYDTYAARGLTVLGFPCNQFGKQEPGDAAQIGSFCEKNYGVTFPMFDKVDVNGANAHPLFRYLTGEAPGLLGLEAIKWNFTKFLIGRDGNVVKRYAPLTKPEAITEDIEKLL